CAATTTGACACAGCACCCCCCAAAGGTGAGGCGcagcatttatatatatatatatatatatatatatgtattatttatttattttaccataaaaatgttgctcaacattttaaacaaagaaaaaatcaagTGAAATTTTTTCTCATAGATAGGTGTTTTCTTACCTATCTGCCCAAACTGctatgacctctgacccccggCGTGTCTCCAGGTGCAGCAGGCCATCCGGGCCGACTACCTGAAGGGGTCGGAGGTCACGGCGGCCATGAGGGCGATCCTGGTGGACTGGTTGATCCAGGTCCACTCCcgcttccagctgctgcaggagaCGCTGTATCTCACCGTGGCCGTCCTGGACCGCTTCCTGCAGGTGAGCCGAACCggcaccagaaccagaacctcctccCGCCGCCAGGTCTGAACCCTCTGCTGCCGCCGCAGGTCCAGCCGGTGTCCCgcaggaagctgcagctggCGGGCGTGGCCGCCATGCAGGTGGCCTGTAAGTACGAGGAGATGTTCTGCCCGGAGGTGGGAGACTTCGCCTACATCACGGACGACGCCTTCAGCAAGGCCCAGATCCTGGAGATGGAGCAGCTGGTGCTGAGGAGGCTCGGCTTCCAGCTGGGGCGCCCGCTGCCGCTGCACTTCCTGCGCCGAGCCTCCAAGGTGGCAAACGTGAGTCATGGAGCTGCAGGGGATTCTGGGAAAACTCCTGATCGGTCCATCGCTTCTGGACTTGATGTAGCGGCGCTCCGATAAACCGACTGTCTATCAGCAGCCTGTGACCATAACCAATGTTTCTGGGTGATAAACTGTCCCAGAAATGATTGTGGTGGTGATTTTCAGACCATTTCCAGCTCATAATGCTAGAACACCCTCTCAGATGAAACTTAATTTCTTAAGATTTAACACTGGAAAGCATTTTAGATCAAACTTAAGCTCTGTAACCAAAttctgttagaaaaattattaatcTTTTTGTCTTGAACAGAGAAAACGGGCTAAAGGCAGGCAGGAGTTAAAACTAGCCTCATCATACTGCGTCTCAGTTGtttgcagcatttattttcaaaatggcgACTTTTCAACAATATTGAACAGAGAGCATCTCTAACAATAATTagttattataattttttttttcatcgcTTATTGTAACAGGCTCATGctgtgttgcattttaggcaataactttattttaagtaattgaATTAATGTTCTACACCTTTTGTCCGatgttggatttttgtttttaaatcgaTTCCTAAGCTAACTGTTAATTGCGTTTTAAAGATCGCTGATCGGCCAGAGAACTCCCATCGATCGTTTAGTCTGGTCTGGATCCAAAGTTCGCCAAGCTTCCTGAAAATGGACTGGATCAGGAGTTCTCCAGGGTTCTGGTCCAGACTGGATCAGTGGTTCTGACTGTCTCTGTGTCTCAGACCGACATAGAGAAGCACACTCTGGCCAAGTACCTGATGGAGCTGACCCTCCTGGACTACCAGATGGTCCACCTGCGGCCCTCTGAGGTCGCCGCCGCCTCCCTGTGTCTGTCCCAGCTGCTGGTGGATGGCCTGCCCTGGGTGAGTCGCCCTACCTGTCCCTCTGTCAGCTTCAGTTAttccagctggaaactagagatcaggatgacctctgacctcacaGCCACATAAAGCCGGTTCCACAGTGGATCTtctagcagctgcagaacatttccaggaccagaggactaaagtctcagatcagagaaactcatccaggctttagtttctctttagtggctttgattcctgcagcagcgtcttcacaggtctgattgacaacccaacggtccagaacgctgctgctggagttctgactagaaccaggaggataaagacaccacccagttctacaccaGCCAGTTCTATAGCCTTCACTGAGAGACTTTAAACCAGTGTTTCCCAGGCCTGGTCCTCAAGGCCCACTggcctgcatgttttaggtttccctgctttaatgtcctgattcaactgattgcagttcaacaaacgcctgttaatcagtcatcaattgaaatcagctggactgaagcaagaaAATACCTacaacatgcagggcagtgagtctggaggaccagggttgggaaacactggtctaAACTACTGctggtagtttataaatcactgaatggattaaagatctgctgttgtaccgacctctcaggttctggttctgctctgcatccagaacaaATTTCCaggaaactgcaaaacagctgaaacactgagttaaaGCTAAAACCAGATGGTTAGAGTTGTTCTGGGACCACAATAAATGGGACAAaatgtttgttcctgttttctaTACTAATGAAAGTTACTTTTTCCTCAGTCTCCCACGCAGCAGCACTACTCCACCTACGACGAGGCCCACCTGCAGCCAATCATGCAGCAGCTGGCAAAGAACGTGGTGCTGGTGAACGAGGGGAAGACCAAGTTCCA
This genomic stretch from Xiphophorus hellerii strain 12219 chromosome 4, Xiphophorus_hellerii-4.1, whole genome shotgun sequence harbors:
- the LOC116718627 gene encoding G2/mitotic-specific cyclin-B2-like, which translates into the protein MSAVGFRAAPLQAAEEPLKKGKSCAAPRRVALGEITNNTGTLADTKRTRSSKKSSKPSCSQNPKRIPEVAARVTEPLPGLPEDPSLEVERELCRAFSETLLPVLDVDEQDVAEPQLCSHYVKDIYAYLQSLEVQQAIRADYLKGSEVTAAMRAILVDWLIQVHSRFQLLQETLYLTVAVLDRFLQVQPVSRRKLQLAGVAAMQVACKYEEMFCPEVGDFAYITDDAFSKAQILEMEQLVLRRLGFQLGRPLPLHFLRRASKVANTDIEKHTLAKYLMELTLLDYQMVHLRPSEVAAASLCLSQLLVDGLPWSPTQQHYSTYDEAHLQPIMQQLAKNVVLVNEGKTKFQAVRKKYSSSKLMKISLLPQLNSSIIQKLAAPLLTEA